Proteins encoded by one window of Synechococcus sp. WH 7805:
- a CDS encoding DUF1499 domain-containing protein: MPAFALFALPLVLALFHLVGPVPEDLGVNGGHLSACPGPAHCARVEWAVTDSSAALESLTTLIESTPQAEVISREDAYLHATFSSRIFGFVDDLELNASTPERIEARSVSRLGDSDLGVNAQRLQTLAQALENQGFNQP; this comes from the coding sequence ATGCCCGCGTTTGCTCTCTTCGCTCTCCCCCTGGTGCTCGCGTTGTTTCATCTGGTCGGCCCGGTGCCAGAGGATCTGGGCGTCAATGGAGGCCATCTCAGCGCCTGCCCTGGGCCAGCGCACTGCGCGCGGGTCGAATGGGCTGTGACGGATTCCAGCGCAGCACTGGAGAGCCTCACCACACTGATCGAATCAACGCCCCAAGCGGAGGTGATCAGTCGGGAGGATGCCTACCTCCATGCCACGTTCAGCAGCCGCATCTTCGGCTTTGTTGATGATCTGGAGCTCAATGCATCCACACCCGAACGGATCGAAGCCCGATCTGTTTCACGCCTGGGGGACTCGGATCTTGGGGTGAATGCTCAACGCCTTCAGACCCTGGCCCAAGCGCTAGAGAATCAAGGCTTCAACCAACCTTGA
- a CDS encoding bestrophin family ion channel: MIDLGDYGHPPSTRRRDYPLVLLQIALVWQLNFELRNFWHRELRELQGRLLDGLKLPRNSSLRQLCLQRAEWIRALYHQGHIDSFGRLQLMQVANACTEAIGGLERIRNTPLPASYDVFVRLLTWLFGLLLLLYFHEPGSRHQNPISGVLIVLLFLMAERIGAYVEGPFDSDGSSFSLPLDSICLTISHDLLDRDVDHVQHLNSKDPVRWT; the protein is encoded by the coding sequence ATGATTGATCTCGGTGACTACGGCCATCCGCCCAGTACGCGGCGCCGGGACTACCCCCTGGTGCTGCTGCAGATAGCGCTGGTGTGGCAGCTGAACTTCGAGCTGCGTAATTTCTGGCATCGGGAACTCAGAGAGCTGCAGGGACGACTTCTCGATGGCCTCAAGCTGCCCCGCAACAGCAGCCTGCGTCAGCTCTGTCTGCAGCGGGCCGAATGGATCAGAGCCCTCTATCACCAAGGGCACATTGACAGTTTCGGACGGTTGCAGCTGATGCAGGTGGCCAATGCCTGCACGGAGGCCATCGGAGGACTGGAACGGATCCGCAACACACCGCTGCCCGCGTCTTATGACGTGTTCGTACGCCTTCTCACCTGGCTGTTCGGATTGCTTCTGCTTCTGTACTTTCACGAACCCGGGTCCAGGCACCAGAACCCCATCAGTGGAGTGCTGATTGTGCTGCTGTTCCTCATGGCGGAACGCATCGGCGCTTACGTCGAAGGACCGTTCGACTCCGACGGAAGCAGCTTCTCCCTTCCCCTCGACAGCATCTGCCTCACGATCAGCCACGATCTTCTCGATCGAGACGTCGATCATGTGCAGCATCTGAACTCCAAGGATCCAGTGCGCTGGACCTGA
- a CDS encoding Rieske 2Fe-2S domain-containing protein, with protein sequence MHASWTEQWWPVAYLRDLDPGKPQRFTLLERDLVLWWDGVNSTWRAFNDVCPHRLVPLSEGRINSAGDLECPYHGWSFNGEGHCTRIPQMGDAGRARGRRSNCASLPTRSAQGLLFVWSGDPEKAESNDLPLVPSLQEEGDGWADGWIVQDTFRDLPMDALTLLENVLDVSHVPFTHHKTVGKRENAAPVLAVIQSEDDSGFEAVWDEGPRRGRLGSQFTHFKAPQLMWHDLDAKGFARILTVVYAVPIRRGQCRLFARFPFQFKSALPKVVVGLRPRWLQHIGNHKVLEDDQVFLHWQERVLESAGGSAGAERAFFLPTEADVYVAALHRWINNHGGEPFAGQPLPPRQEVDALMDRYHSHTVHCRSCSQALRWIRIGQPWCWVVLWTAAVLIGLGQMGWLSACGALLAVFAGLLLQRLRRWERGLTAGDGLAPRNYGT encoded by the coding sequence ATGCATGCCAGCTGGACCGAGCAGTGGTGGCCGGTGGCTTATTTGCGTGATCTCGATCCGGGCAAGCCGCAACGCTTCACATTGCTGGAGAGGGACCTCGTTCTGTGGTGGGACGGTGTCAACAGCACCTGGCGCGCCTTCAATGATGTCTGTCCGCACAGGCTGGTGCCCCTGAGCGAGGGGCGCATCAACTCCGCGGGCGATCTGGAGTGTCCTTATCACGGCTGGAGTTTCAACGGGGAGGGGCACTGCACCCGCATCCCCCAGATGGGGGATGCGGGTAGAGCCCGTGGCCGACGGTCCAACTGCGCCAGCCTGCCAACGCGCTCGGCCCAGGGGTTGCTGTTCGTTTGGAGTGGTGATCCGGAGAAGGCTGAGTCCAACGATCTGCCTCTGGTGCCTTCGCTTCAGGAAGAGGGGGATGGCTGGGCCGATGGGTGGATCGTGCAGGACACGTTTCGCGACTTGCCCATGGACGCGCTCACCCTGCTCGAAAATGTGTTGGATGTGAGCCATGTGCCCTTCACCCATCACAAAACCGTCGGAAAACGGGAGAACGCCGCTCCTGTGCTGGCTGTGATTCAGTCGGAGGATGACTCGGGTTTTGAAGCTGTCTGGGACGAGGGCCCCCGTCGGGGGCGGCTGGGTTCCCAGTTCACCCATTTCAAAGCTCCCCAGTTGATGTGGCACGACCTCGATGCCAAGGGGTTCGCGCGGATTCTCACCGTGGTGTACGCCGTGCCGATTCGCCGCGGGCAGTGCCGTTTGTTCGCCCGGTTCCCGTTTCAGTTCAAGTCGGCGTTACCGAAGGTGGTGGTGGGTCTGCGCCCCCGCTGGCTGCAACACATCGGCAACCACAAAGTTCTGGAAGACGACCAGGTGTTTCTGCACTGGCAGGAACGGGTGCTGGAGTCTGCTGGCGGCAGCGCTGGCGCCGAACGCGCGTTTTTCCTGCCCACTGAAGCGGATGTGTATGTAGCAGCGTTGCACCGGTGGATCAACAACCATGGTGGAGAGCCCTTCGCCGGACAGCCGCTTCCTCCCAGGCAGGAGGTCGACGCTCTGATGGATCGTTATCACAGCCATACCGTGCATTGCCGCAGTTGTTCCCAGGCCTTGCGGTGGATTCGCATCGGGCAGCCGTGGTGCTGGGTCGTCCTCTGGACGGCTGCGGTGTTGATCGGTCTGGGGCAGATGGGCTGGTTGAGTGCCTGCGGAGCGCTGCTGGCCGTTTTCGCTGGTCTGCTTCTCCAGCGTCTGCGGCGTTGGGAGCGGGGTTTGACGGCCGGTGATGGGCTGGCGCCGCGCAATTATGGAACCTGA
- a CDS encoding cupin domain-containing protein gives MIRVTSPCPDSVIVALGVHDWPVWASEVSEFPWHYDQRETCLLLEGDVTVTPDSGESVHIKAGDLVEFPAGLRCTWTVHQPVRKHYQFG, from the coding sequence ATGATCCGTGTGACCTCCCCCTGCCCTGACAGCGTGATCGTGGCGCTTGGGGTTCATGACTGGCCAGTCTGGGCCAGTGAAGTGAGTGAATTTCCCTGGCATTACGACCAGAGGGAAACCTGCCTGCTGTTGGAAGGCGATGTGACGGTCACTCCCGACTCCGGCGAGTCCGTGCACATCAAGGCGGGTGATCTGGTGGAATTCCCTGCCGGGCTCAGGTGTACGTGGACCGTGCATCAACCCGTGCGCAAGCATTACCAGTTCGGTTGA
- a CDS encoding DUF1651 domain-containing protein, giving the protein MPRHGWIQDPSTQNTKRFHPDEKSWNRDPRVFVDSGRPFPDQPPLLTTRVHLRRETAEQLWRELLRVGWRPCRPQWGADVDV; this is encoded by the coding sequence ATGCCCCGTCACGGCTGGATCCAGGACCCAAGCACCCAGAACACGAAGCGCTTCCATCCCGATGAAAAAAGCTGGAACCGCGACCCCCGCGTGTTCGTGGATTCAGGGAGACCTTTTCCAGACCAGCCTCCTCTGCTGACCACCCGGGTGCACCTGCGGCGAGAAACCGCGGAGCAGCTGTGGAGAGAGCTTTTGAGGGTGGGCTGGCGACCCTGCCGACCTCAGTGGGGAGCCGATGTGGATGTCTGA
- a CDS encoding NAD(P)-dependent alcohol dehydrogenase yields the protein MISVWQAPSAGAPLECAQRPALQPVADELVLEVMHCGLCHSDLSMIGNHWGVSRYPLVPGHEVIGRVTAVGEGVDPGVIGEVRGLGWISGSCNHCSLCLGGDQNLCSSLEATIVGRQGGFASHVVARQDWTIPLPTGLDPAEAGPLFCGGVTVFAPLVDEAVSPTAHVAVVGIGGLGHIALQFARAWGCEVTAITTNPAKTEQARRFGAHHVEELEALSDLQRRFDLVINTVNHPLDWSAVMASLKPRGRLHQLGAVLEPIQVGAFDLISARRSITGSPTSSPASLLKMVEFCVRHNILPLVEHLPMDQVNVAIERLAKGDVRYRFVLDA from the coding sequence TTGATCTCCGTCTGGCAAGCACCGTCTGCAGGGGCCCCGCTTGAGTGCGCCCAGCGGCCTGCACTTCAACCTGTTGCTGATGAGCTGGTGCTGGAAGTGATGCACTGCGGCCTTTGCCACAGCGACCTATCGATGATCGGCAATCACTGGGGAGTGAGCCGCTATCCCTTGGTGCCAGGCCATGAAGTGATCGGCAGGGTCACGGCGGTCGGAGAGGGAGTGGATCCAGGCGTGATTGGTGAGGTCCGCGGTCTGGGCTGGATCAGCGGCAGCTGCAACCACTGCAGCCTCTGCCTTGGGGGTGATCAGAATCTCTGCAGCTCTCTGGAGGCCACGATCGTGGGGCGCCAGGGGGGATTCGCCAGTCATGTTGTCGCTCGGCAGGACTGGACAATTCCGCTGCCAACCGGATTGGATCCGGCCGAAGCGGGTCCCCTGTTCTGCGGTGGCGTCACCGTGTTTGCGCCGCTTGTGGATGAGGCGGTGTCACCCACGGCCCATGTGGCCGTGGTCGGCATCGGCGGACTGGGCCATATCGCCTTGCAATTCGCGCGGGCTTGGGGCTGTGAAGTCACTGCGATCACCACCAATCCCGCCAAGACGGAACAGGCGCGCCGATTTGGAGCTCATCACGTGGAGGAACTGGAAGCGCTTTCCGATCTTCAGCGTCGGTTTGATCTAGTGATCAATACGGTCAACCATCCCCTCGACTGGAGTGCGGTGATGGCCTCCCTCAAGCCCCGGGGACGCTTGCATCAACTGGGAGCCGTGCTCGAGCCGATTCAGGTCGGCGCCTTCGATCTCATCTCTGCGCGGCGGTCGATCACCGGCAGCCCCACGTCCTCACCGGCCAGCCTCCTGAAGATGGTGGAGTTCTGCGTTCGCCACAACATCCTCCCCTTGGTGGAACATCTGCCAATGGATCAGGTGAATGTTGCGATTGAAAGACTTGCCAAGGGCGATGTGCGCTATCGCTTCGTGCTCGATGCGTGA
- a CDS encoding peroxiredoxin-like family protein, translating into MKAPDSLLERIAEVSGMGRGCRRLVVLLTQLGDFDSLEYAQALVPALPQLDQAGIQLLAIAIGDREGADRFCTFTGFPSERLQVEPDARLHQALELSPGLQAPGGAWPSLLLMCAGIGSPGTLAEVLRGYTGDRTAPQRFSDDDVISTGVLPAIPAGLFRRAGGGGFQRPFELATVRLRNMNEVLRHWGTYVPDDRFITQRGGTFLLEEDDSLLYVHRDRGILGFSETMNRPLAFLDPWMPDAG; encoded by the coding sequence ATGAAAGCCCCCGATTCTTTGCTGGAGCGCATCGCCGAAGTTTCGGGCATGGGACGAGGCTGCCGGCGGCTGGTGGTGCTGCTCACTCAGCTCGGTGATTTCGACTCCCTGGAGTACGCCCAGGCTCTTGTTCCGGCTCTGCCCCAGCTGGATCAGGCGGGGATCCAGCTCTTGGCGATCGCCATCGGAGACCGGGAGGGCGCTGACCGGTTCTGCACATTCACCGGTTTTCCGAGCGAGCGGCTGCAGGTGGAGCCTGATGCTCGCCTGCACCAGGCCCTGGAGCTGTCTCCAGGGCTTCAGGCCCCAGGCGGAGCGTGGCCTTCCTTGCTGCTGATGTGTGCAGGCATCGGCTCTCCCGGCACCCTGGCTGAAGTTCTGCGTGGTTACACCGGCGATCGCACCGCGCCCCAACGTTTCAGCGACGATGACGTGATCAGCACCGGTGTGTTGCCGGCGATCCCCGCCGGACTGTTTCGCCGGGCCGGTGGCGGCGGGTTTCAACGACCGTTCGAATTGGCCACGGTGCGCCTGCGCAACATGAATGAGGTTCTGCGCCACTGGGGCACGTATGTGCCCGACGATCGCTTCATCACCCAGCGGGGAGGCACGTTTCTGTTGGAGGAGGACGACTCCCTGCTGTACGTCCATCGGGACCGCGGCATTCTCGGGTTTTCCGAAACGATGAATCGTCCGCTGGCTTTTCTCGATCCCTGGATGCCAGATGCCGGTTGA
- a CDS encoding pyridoxamine 5'-phosphate oxidase family protein codes for MPVDPSHPVPLPPWRPLLRGARQREGRAPGASWLQLASMAADGTPRVRTLVFRGWSDEGALELLTDARSEKPVELRGQGQVELCWLFRKAREQFRLRGAAQLFRDGDDPEALNAHWQRLTPGGRSVWAWPHPGQPFDSAGPWPQEVADGAPQPPHLVLIRIQIQRVEQLDLKPHPHRRLCWDRGEGWAERRLNP; via the coding sequence ATGCCGGTTGATCCGAGCCATCCGGTTCCGTTGCCTCCCTGGCGGCCTTTGCTGCGGGGAGCCCGCCAGCGGGAGGGACGGGCTCCGGGGGCCAGCTGGCTCCAGTTGGCCAGCATGGCGGCCGATGGCACGCCGCGGGTTCGCACGCTGGTGTTTCGCGGCTGGAGTGATGAGGGCGCCCTCGAGCTGCTCACCGATGCCCGCAGCGAGAAACCAGTTGAACTCAGAGGGCAGGGGCAGGTGGAGCTGTGTTGGTTGTTCCGCAAGGCCAGAGAACAGTTCCGTTTGCGTGGAGCCGCTCAGTTGTTCCGTGATGGCGACGATCCGGAGGCTCTGAACGCCCACTGGCAGCGGTTGACGCCCGGAGGGCGCTCGGTCTGGGCCTGGCCGCATCCGGGGCAGCCCTTCGATTCGGCTGGCCCCTGGCCGCAGGAGGTCGCCGACGGGGCACCTCAGCCCCCGCACCTGGTGTTGATCCGCATTCAGATTCAGCGGGTGGAGCAGCTCGATCTCAAACCCCATCCCCACCGGCGTCTCTGCTGGGATCGAGGCGAGGGTTGGGCCGAGCGACGGCTCAATCCCTGA
- a CDS encoding DUF3303 domain-containing protein — protein sequence MLFLMHWQFKTGYHEKAARKFLETGAPLPACKSWKRYHAPGSVQGWILVETDDAGVCYEHAAEWAECLDWTVTPVFTDEQAGPLMGKVYS from the coding sequence ATGTTGTTCCTCATGCACTGGCAGTTCAAGACCGGCTATCACGAGAAGGCGGCTCGCAAGTTCCTGGAGACCGGTGCTCCTTTGCCGGCTTGCAAGTCGTGGAAGCGCTATCACGCACCCGGATCGGTTCAGGGCTGGATCCTGGTGGAAACCGATGATGCCGGCGTCTGCTACGAGCACGCCGCCGAATGGGCGGAATGCCTCGACTGGACCGTGACACCCGTGTTCACCGATGAACAGGCCGGTCCCCTGATGGGCAAGGTCTACAGCTGA
- a CDS encoding glutathione S-transferase, which translates to MTEDSVKAEALSWAALEALAPAAAERVEGPTNAQASLRLFGHSEADVQVTLFRDHHAWCPYCQKVWLWLELRRVPYRIRKVTMRCYGPKEPWFTALVPSGMLPALELNGRLITESDRILEALERAFGPVGAGMTDRRVRRLRELERLLFRAWCVWLCSPGLREDQERRARDQFQRVAAQMEEAIASGGGHWLDPNDPMGPIPGTADLVFIPYVERMNASLAYFKGFALREAHGGIDRWLSALEQLETYRGTQSDVHTHAHDLPPQMGGCWSDGSAQQQRMAAAVDHGEGLGALECRWSPSPGEVTPQARALERVLRHRSTLLARSPLGEAFDQPLRAALTTLIAGTSVMPAPGSAAALRYLRDRISVPRDMPLHSARFLRQALESTASLAGVDQPSPLPFEHRFDQDPRPFVSSGT; encoded by the coding sequence ATGACAGAGGACTCGGTGAAGGCGGAGGCGCTCTCCTGGGCTGCCCTCGAGGCTCTGGCACCGGCAGCAGCTGAGCGGGTGGAAGGCCCCACCAACGCCCAGGCCAGCTTGCGGCTGTTCGGGCACTCCGAGGCGGACGTGCAGGTGACGTTGTTCCGGGACCACCACGCCTGGTGCCCTTACTGCCAGAAAGTCTGGCTCTGGCTTGAGCTGCGCCGGGTGCCGTACCGGATCCGCAAGGTCACCATGCGCTGTTATGGCCCGAAGGAGCCTTGGTTCACGGCCCTGGTTCCCTCCGGAATGCTGCCGGCCCTGGAACTCAATGGTCGCCTGATCACCGAGAGCGATCGCATCCTCGAGGCCCTCGAACGCGCCTTCGGGCCGGTGGGAGCCGGCATGACGGACAGGCGTGTGAGGCGGTTGCGCGAACTGGAACGGCTGCTGTTCCGTGCCTGGTGTGTCTGGCTCTGCTCTCCGGGCCTTCGCGAGGATCAGGAACGTCGCGCCCGGGACCAGTTCCAGCGGGTGGCCGCCCAGATGGAGGAGGCGATCGCTAGTGGTGGCGGACATTGGCTGGATCCCAATGATCCGATGGGGCCGATACCCGGCACCGCGGATCTGGTGTTCATTCCCTACGTGGAGCGGATGAATGCATCACTGGCTTATTTCAAGGGGTTTGCTCTGCGTGAGGCCCATGGCGGCATCGACCGTTGGCTGTCAGCCCTCGAGCAGCTCGAGACCTACCGCGGCACCCAGAGTGATGTGCACACCCATGCGCATGATCTGCCTCCGCAAATGGGCGGATGCTGGTCGGATGGCAGTGCCCAGCAGCAGCGCATGGCCGCGGCAGTCGATCACGGTGAGGGGCTAGGTGCCCTGGAATGTCGCTGGTCACCCTCTCCAGGGGAGGTGACCCCCCAGGCCAGAGCCCTGGAGCGGGTGCTGCGCCATCGCAGCACGCTGCTGGCACGCAGCCCTCTCGGGGAGGCCTTTGATCAGCCCTTGCGCGCGGCACTCACGACGCTGATCGCTGGGACCTCTGTGATGCCAGCTCCGGGGTCAGCCGCAGCTCTGCGCTATCTGCGGGATCGCATCTCTGTGCCCCGCGACATGCCTCTGCACAGCGCCCGCTTCTTGCGACAAGCTCTGGAAAGCACGGCGTCTCTGGCAGGAGTTGATCAGCCGTCTCCGCTGCCGTTTGAGCATCGCTTCGATCAGGATCCAAGGCCGTTTGTCAGCTCGGGCACCTGA
- a CDS encoding NAD(P)-dependent oxidoreductase, producing MLSAGAQCFDNPAQAIAGASTVITVLRDGPVTSEVVASLGALNQSCVMPMGTMGISESVALEAQVLHQGGLYLEAPVLGSRPEALAGRLLVMAGGEQAVFDQQHVLLSHLAEEPKRMGPVGTGAASKLALNQLIASLTHGYSLALRLVQASGLDVDSFMDVLRPSALYAPTVDKKLKRMLAHDYSDPNFSTSLLRKDLNLFLREANLAGVNADALEGLSSLLMRAEGTDLDAGDYSALYELTAAESPLS from the coding sequence CTGCTCTCTGCGGGTGCCCAGTGCTTCGACAACCCGGCCCAAGCTATCGCTGGGGCCAGCACGGTGATCACCGTGCTGCGGGATGGTCCCGTGACGTCTGAGGTGGTGGCCTCGCTTGGTGCCCTGAATCAGAGCTGTGTGATGCCTATGGGCACCATGGGCATCAGCGAAAGTGTGGCTCTGGAGGCCCAGGTGCTGCATCAAGGCGGTCTGTATCTAGAGGCGCCAGTTCTGGGAAGTCGTCCTGAGGCACTGGCTGGACGCCTGCTCGTGATGGCTGGCGGAGAGCAGGCGGTGTTTGATCAGCAGCACGTCCTGCTCAGCCACCTTGCTGAAGAGCCGAAGCGAATGGGCCCTGTGGGAACCGGGGCAGCGTCGAAACTCGCGCTCAACCAACTGATCGCCAGCCTCACCCATGGCTATTCGTTGGCCTTGCGATTGGTTCAGGCCTCCGGTCTGGACGTTGACAGTTTCATGGATGTGCTGCGTCCGTCGGCGCTGTATGCGCCGACGGTGGACAAGAAGCTCAAGCGGATGCTGGCCCACGACTACAGCGATCCCAACTTCAGCACCAGCCTTCTGCGCAAGGATCTGAACCTGTTTTTGCGGGAGGCAAACTTGGCTGGAGTGAATGCCGACGCTCTGGAAGGACTGTCTTCTTTGCTGATGCGTGCGGAAGGAACGGATCTGGACGCTGGTGATTACAGCGCCCTGTATGAGCTCACCGCCGCTGAATCGCCCCTCAGCTGA
- a CDS encoding chlorophyll a/b-binding protein: MPEPRFHYEPVEAFGEGLTTNRPWNTSALAGVERLNGRTAMVGFAAALIGEWITGYGPAGQVLALIRWYLS; this comes from the coding sequence ATGCCCGAACCGCGCTTCCACTACGAGCCCGTTGAAGCGTTCGGAGAAGGTCTCACCACCAACCGCCCCTGGAACACCAGCGCTCTTGCCGGAGTGGAGAGGCTGAACGGTCGCACCGCCATGGTTGGATTTGCTGCTGCTCTGATCGGCGAATGGATCACGGGTTACGGCCCGGCCGGTCAAGTGTTGGCACTGATCCGCTGGTACCTCAGCTGA
- a CDS encoding nuclear transport factor 2 family protein → MSVVDAEHLRSLFTKPYGVAAPTEDQWRELYDEAVHFQDPTQERDGIKAYIEAQDGLMRRCDDVYLTASSIAVDGNIAFIEWEMGLKIKGIEFIYPGTSRLRFNAEGKVCDHRDYFDFVGPTFGPVPVLGGFVRWLYKRFVD, encoded by the coding sequence ATGTCAGTCGTGGATGCAGAGCACCTCCGGTCCCTGTTCACCAAGCCTTACGGCGTGGCCGCTCCTACAGAGGATCAGTGGAGGGAGCTGTATGACGAGGCTGTGCATTTCCAGGATCCAACCCAGGAGCGCGACGGCATCAAGGCTTACATCGAGGCGCAGGATGGATTGATGCGCCGTTGCGACGACGTTTATCTCACTGCTTCTTCGATCGCTGTCGATGGAAACATCGCATTCATCGAATGGGAGATGGGGCTGAAAATCAAGGGGATTGAATTCATCTATCCCGGCACGAGTCGTCTGCGGTTCAACGCCGAAGGAAAAGTTTGCGATCACCGTGACTATTTCGATTTCGTTGGGCCGACCTTCGGACCTGTGCCGGTATTGGGCGGATTTGTGCGCTGGCTTTACAAGCGGTTTGTGGATTGA
- a CDS encoding DoxX family protein, which translates to MLAGLRPVSLNFLNYSGFPVLRTILSKPLLADVGLLVLRVFTGTLLIHHGYEKLANIDNFADAFVRPLHLPFPIVLSYIAAFSEIGGSWLLITGLLTRFGALAILGTITVAIYHAVITAGFNIYLLELLGLYFAAAAAVLAVGPGCFSIDELIVRRFSSAESSESSESDAFAGSVN; encoded by the coding sequence ATGCTCGCGGGCTTGCGCCCGGTCTCGTTAAATTTTCTAAACTATTCAGGCTTTCCCGTGCTCAGAACCATTCTTTCGAAGCCTCTTCTCGCCGATGTGGGCCTGCTGGTTCTCCGCGTCTTCACGGGAACTCTTCTGATTCACCACGGTTACGAGAAGCTCGCCAATATCGACAATTTCGCGGACGCCTTTGTTCGCCCTCTGCATCTACCGTTTCCGATTGTTCTCTCATACATCGCCGCCTTCTCCGAGATCGGTGGTAGCTGGCTCTTGATTACTGGGCTTCTGACTCGTTTTGGTGCTCTGGCCATTCTCGGAACGATCACTGTGGCGATTTATCACGCCGTGATCACAGCCGGTTTCAATATCTATCTTCTCGAGCTTCTTGGTCTTTACTTCGCCGCTGCCGCAGCGGTGTTGGCTGTTGGACCCGGTTGCTTTTCTATCGATGAATTAATTGTTCGTCGTTTCTCCTCTGCAGAGTCGTCTGAAAGTTCTGAGTCTGACGCTTTTGCAGGTTCTGTGAACTGA
- a CDS encoding SOS response-associated peptidase: MCGRFALSISVSALPHPLRERLDPVHRERYEPRDMIRPGEPLLSLRRDERGTSPALMLWGLIPAWCRNPLAGPRPFNARVETLNDKASFRGAWRHRRCLIPASCFFEKGWRIRRGDQQPFWLAGLWERWLGADGSEIESTTILTTTPNALIRPLHPRMPVVIPSGLEDAWMASVDGAGLRALQPLLESWDPTGWIRDRPGDSDQPGDSDQPGDSDQLSLFERL, translated from the coding sequence ATGTGTGGACGTTTTGCTCTCTCCATCTCGGTTTCGGCTCTCCCGCATCCCCTGCGAGAGCGTCTGGATCCCGTGCATCGCGAACGTTACGAGCCTCGCGACATGATTCGCCCTGGAGAACCTCTCCTGTCCTTGCGCCGGGATGAGAGGGGGACCTCCCCGGCTCTCATGCTCTGGGGTCTGATTCCTGCTTGGTGTCGGAATCCTTTAGCCGGACCAAGACCCTTCAATGCCCGTGTTGAAACTCTGAATGACAAAGCCAGCTTTCGGGGTGCCTGGCGTCATCGCCGCTGCCTGATTCCGGCCAGTTGTTTCTTTGAAAAAGGCTGGCGGATCCGGCGGGGAGATCAACAACCGTTCTGGCTAGCCGGCCTCTGGGAACGCTGGCTCGGTGCCGATGGCAGTGAAATCGAGAGCACCACGATTCTCACCACCACTCCCAATGCGCTCATCCGGCCTTTACATCCGCGAATGCCTGTGGTGATCCCGTCAGGGTTGGAGGACGCGTGGATGGCTTCTGTTGATGGAGCCGGCTTAAGGGCCTTGCAACCCTTATTGGAAAGCTGGGATCCCACCGGTTGGATTCGGGATCGGCCTGGAGACAGTGATCAGCCTGGAGACAGTGATCAGCCTGGAGACAGTGATCAGCTCTCTCTTTTTGAAAGGCTTTAG
- a CDS encoding DUF3303 domain-containing protein, translated as MQLYFVIGTMPDIDSQLDVYREFINYFEGGCQNDCFEGFELVQRAHLPGQGQVVALMKARGTEELFRHLAPWRAQFGVEMEITPAISDAEVVANHKVLFASMED; from the coding sequence ATGCAGCTCTATTTTGTAATCGGCACGATGCCTGATATTGACAGCCAGCTTGATGTTTATCGGGAATTCATCAATTACTTCGAAGGTGGTTGTCAAAATGATTGTTTCGAGGGCTTTGAATTGGTTCAGCGGGCACACCTTCCTGGTCAAGGTCAGGTGGTGGCTCTGATGAAAGCCCGCGGCACTGAGGAACTCTTCCGACATCTCGCACCCTGGCGGGCACAATTCGGCGTGGAGATGGAGATCACTCCAGCGATCAGTGATGCCGAGGTTGTGGCCAATCACAAAGTTCTGTTCGCCTCAATGGAGGACTGA